From Lawsonia intracellularis PHE/MN1-00, the proteins below share one genomic window:
- a CDS encoding protein-glutamate methylesterase/protein-glutamine glutaminase gives MTRVIVVDDSAFFRSSITKMLTQDSEIEVIGVAKDGIEGLEKIKNLKPDVVTMDIEMPKLDGISTLKIIMDEMPLPVIMVSSLTKEGAEATLKALEFGAVDFIPKYPGNSLASMDLAALSSDLCTKVKAVAARAKRFPLKRIRKDKVPIISPVKKDFFTSPNHSERSRRDIIAIGVSTGGPPAVQKVLSELPETFPACILIAQHMPAAFTKPFAERLNSMCKISVKEAEHGNPIKNGIAYVCPGGRHLRLDLKGALPQISVVSEPSTALYKPSANVLMESVGKSMGGRSVGVIMTGMGSDGVEGMRVLKSKGGFVIAQSEASCVVYGMPKAIVDGGLADEVVDLDNIAERVASALYK, from the coding sequence TTGACACGTGTTATTGTAGTTGATGACTCTGCATTTTTTAGAAGCTCTATTACTAAAATGCTAACTCAAGATTCAGAAATTGAAGTTATTGGAGTTGCAAAAGATGGTATAGAAGGTCTTGAGAAGATAAAAAACCTTAAACCTGATGTTGTTACTATGGATATTGAAATGCCAAAACTTGATGGTATTTCAACTTTAAAAATTATTATGGATGAAATGCCATTACCTGTAATTATGGTCAGTTCCTTAACAAAAGAAGGAGCTGAAGCAACATTAAAAGCTCTTGAGTTTGGAGCTGTTGATTTTATCCCAAAGTATCCAGGTAATAGCTTGGCAAGTATGGACTTAGCAGCACTATCATCAGATCTGTGTACAAAGGTCAAAGCTGTTGCAGCACGAGCAAAACGCTTTCCATTAAAGCGGATAAGGAAAGATAAAGTACCTATTATCTCTCCTGTAAAAAAAGATTTTTTTACATCACCTAATCATTCAGAAAGGTCTAGGAGAGATATTATTGCCATTGGTGTTTCAACAGGAGGACCTCCAGCTGTACAAAAGGTTCTTTCAGAGCTTCCAGAAACATTTCCAGCTTGTATTCTTATTGCTCAACATATGCCAGCAGCTTTTACAAAACCTTTTGCAGAACGACTTAACAGTATGTGTAAAATTTCTGTAAAAGAAGCCGAGCATGGTAATCCTATAAAAAATGGCATAGCTTATGTATGTCCGGGTGGAAGACATTTACGCTTAGACTTGAAAGGTGCTTTACCTCAGATTTCTGTGGTTTCTGAACCATCAACAGCTCTTTATAAGCCATCTGCTAATGTTCTTATGGAGTCAGTTGGTAAAAGCATGGGTGGAAGATCTGTTGGAGTTATTATGACAGGTATGGGAAGTGATGGGGTTGAAGGGATGAGAGTACTTAAATCTAAAGGAGGATTTGTTATTGCTCAGAGTGAAGCTTCATGTGTTGTTTATGGTATGCCAAAAGCAATAGTAGATGGTGGTCTTGCGGATGAAGTTGTTGATCTTGATAACATTGCGGAAAGGGTAGCTTCGGCTCTTTATAAATAA
- a CDS encoding HEAT repeat domain-containing protein: protein MINHNVEQITQEILTRLESDKSDEIRSAAFEAAELKASDSIPLLIKHLQSPNFGVQEAAEYAIRKIRGVETVQSLIPLLRLEDVAIRNSAIDILQEIGADDLNTLYKLLHDQDVDIRIFVADILGSVGSFSAVSMLIEVLENDTDVNVRYQACISLGKLGYSEAKGALSNALEKDEDWVQFAAVEALTKLKANACVDILLAALPKSSDFVASTIINALGIIGNMLSVPVLLQQLDKSTGPLRNATVKAIIQIIGAPSLGLLGEKDLDKLYTYLLVALEDEDEEIVLVAFTGLSFFQGKEATTRKVFERIQKMDSLHDADLLSAAIKCLIDVGYNSALKEGIFSKNEEVVKVAIEVCGSIGDQDCVGLFIESFWILPLELQRFVINYLVNIADTSNLSFFTEVLSRHTDISIIKAALLFLGKQLSPALSSDILSYLYHPDVEVRKTALEACLALNDEQINKQVIELFFNEDPSLRMLAIYAMGKISPETYVNSLLLALKDSSGEVRRAAIESLGELSKITPELFESISSIVYDECKEVRLALINLAKKIGTQQSLSFIINMLEDSDSWVVIRAIEALIDYKTEEVAVLAIINRLENADVLVTMKIIEALGIIGGKLAFQALLNLINHENPDIQQAVSDALSYIQEEQGEDF, encoded by the coding sequence ATGATAAATCATAATGTGGAACAGATAACACAAGAAATTTTGACACGACTTGAGAGTGATAAGTCAGATGAAATTCGTTCTGCAGCTTTTGAAGCAGCTGAACTAAAGGCTTCTGACAGTATTCCTTTGTTAATAAAACATCTCCAGAGTCCAAATTTTGGAGTACAGGAAGCTGCAGAATATGCAATAAGAAAGATTAGGGGAGTAGAGACAGTACAATCTTTAATACCACTATTACGGTTAGAAGATGTTGCAATTCGTAATAGCGCTATAGATATTTTACAAGAAATTGGCGCTGATGATCTCAATACTTTATATAAATTACTTCATGATCAAGATGTTGATATACGTATATTTGTAGCTGATATTTTAGGATCTGTAGGATCGTTTTCAGCTGTAAGTATGCTTATAGAAGTGCTCGAGAATGATACAGATGTAAATGTACGTTATCAAGCATGTATAAGCCTTGGTAAGTTAGGATATAGTGAAGCTAAGGGTGCATTAAGTAATGCTCTTGAAAAAGACGAAGATTGGGTTCAATTTGCTGCAGTTGAAGCACTTACAAAACTAAAGGCTAACGCTTGTGTCGACATTTTGTTAGCTGCACTCCCCAAAAGTTCTGACTTTGTTGCTAGTACAATAATTAATGCATTAGGTATAATTGGGAATATGTTATCAGTGCCTGTTCTACTTCAACAACTTGATAAGAGTACAGGGCCGCTTCGAAATGCTACTGTTAAGGCTATAATACAAATTATTGGTGCTCCGTCTCTTGGTCTTTTAGGAGAGAAAGATTTAGATAAGCTATATACATACCTTCTTGTTGCCCTTGAAGATGAAGATGAAGAGATTGTTCTTGTTGCGTTCACAGGTCTTTCTTTCTTTCAAGGTAAGGAAGCAACAACACGTAAGGTTTTTGAGCGTATTCAAAAAATGGACTCTCTTCATGATGCTGATCTTTTATCAGCAGCCATTAAATGTCTCATAGATGTTGGTTATAATAGTGCTTTGAAAGAAGGAATTTTTTCTAAAAATGAAGAAGTTGTTAAAGTTGCTATTGAAGTATGTGGTAGTATAGGTGACCAAGATTGTGTAGGACTTTTTATTGAATCTTTTTGGATTTTACCATTAGAACTACAGAGGTTTGTTATAAATTATCTTGTTAATATTGCAGATACATCTAATCTTAGTTTTTTTACTGAAGTATTATCACGACATACAGATATTTCTATTATTAAAGCTGCACTTCTCTTCTTGGGAAAACAATTATCGCCTGCTTTATCTTCTGATATACTAAGCTATCTTTATCATCCAGATGTTGAGGTTAGAAAAACAGCACTTGAGGCCTGTCTGGCTTTGAATGATGAACAGATAAATAAACAAGTTATTGAGTTATTTTTTAATGAAGATCCTTCACTTAGAATGTTAGCAATATATGCAATGGGTAAAATAAGTCCAGAAACATATGTAAACTCTTTATTATTAGCTTTAAAGGATAGTTCAGGCGAAGTAAGAAGAGCTGCTATTGAATCATTAGGAGAGCTTTCTAAAATAACTCCTGAACTCTTTGAATCTATCTCCTCTATTGTATATGATGAATGCAAGGAAGTACGATTAGCTTTAATTAATTTGGCAAAAAAGATAGGAACACAACAATCATTATCTTTTATTATCAATATGTTGGAAGATAGTGATAGTTGGGTGGTGATCAGGGCAATAGAGGCATTAATTGATTATAAAACAGAAGAAGTAGCAGTATTAGCTATCATTAATAGATTAGAAAATGCTGATGTTCTTGTGACAATGAAGATTATTGAAGCACTTGGGATTATAGGTGGAAAGCTTGCTTTCCAAGCTTTGTTAAACCTTATTAATCATGAGAACCCTGATATCCAACAAGCAGTTTCTGATGCATTAAGTTATATTCAGGAAGAGCAAGGAGAAGATTTTTAA